The Candidatus Krumholzibacteriota bacterium genome has a segment encoding these proteins:
- a CDS encoding MBL fold metallo-hydrolase produces MERRTGFSGRFAAMAADEDTRRVRRPIGRCSPPAASRPGRTRVTYVGHSTVLIEIDGVRILTDPVFRRRVGGFLRRIPPLPGPETRLDIDAVLVSHLHFDHLDLPSLEELDHETRLIVPHGADRMLRRKGFTHAEELRRGETITVRDVNIQAIPAIHSDFRWPFGPVARSIGFLVCGSRTLYFAGDTDIFQDMEQVGHRLDTAILPVWGWGPWLGHGHLNPHRAAIALRLLRPRRAIPIHWGTLCPVGFCMRRPRFFSSPPLEFAAISSEMAPEVEIRILQPGETTELAAPGA; encoded by the coding sequence GTGGAGAGACGCACGGGCTTTTCCGGACGGTTCGCAGCCATGGCGGCAGACGAGGACACGCGGCGCGTTCGTCGCCCAATCGGGCGATGCAGCCCTCCCGCTGCGTCCCGCCCCGGCAGAACGCGCGTCACCTACGTCGGGCACTCCACCGTCCTCATCGAGATCGACGGCGTGCGGATCCTCACCGATCCGGTCTTCCGCCGCCGGGTCGGCGGCTTCCTCCGCCGCATCCCCCCCTTGCCCGGCCCGGAGACGCGGCTCGACATCGACGCCGTCCTCGTCTCCCACCTGCACTTCGACCACCTCGACCTCCCCTCCCTCGAGGAGCTCGATCACGAGACGCGCCTCATCGTGCCCCACGGCGCGGACCGGATGCTCCGCCGGAAGGGATTCACCCACGCGGAGGAGCTGCGGCGCGGCGAGACGATCACGGTTCGCGACGTGAACATCCAGGCGATCCCCGCGATCCATTCCGATTTCCGCTGGCCCTTCGGCCCCGTCGCCAGGAGCATCGGCTTTCTCGTCTGCGGCTCCCGCACGCTCTACTTCGCCGGCGATACCGACATCTTCCAGGACATGGAGCAAGTCGGACACCGGCTCGACACGGCCATCCTGCCCGTCTGGGGCTGGGGCCCGTGGCTCGGGCACGGCCATCTCAACCCGCACCGCGCGGCGATCGCCCTGCGCCTCCTCCGTCCGCGCCGGGCGATACCGATCCACTGGGGAACCCTCTGCCCCGTCGGTTTCTGCATGCGCCGGCCGCGCTTCTTCTCGTCGCCGCCGCTCGAGTTCGCCGCGATTTCGTCGGAGATGGCGCCGGAG
- a CDS encoding AAA family ATPase, with the protein MAGTGERRRVIVIGDWFVDENWLVSRQNLYHSSHTGDVHYLAHLKDPKERIVNLGGAAEVLVLLKSYFERNNDRGEPRPSPFDFVGVGAWHPGDDDILRCILCDGSPRGDNILLTPYTVSCLKHPAETATGTICPHDGGKTCDSAYDFRNLAAGRTDVSTTRHIRCFEGFSGGDLHHLCRIDWHLDREDPLDYERGLAGLGPVEGDAGPAAIIIEDHGLGVISDACIEQLLLISGKETKWFVRTKIDDPPWMKTIRASGREIFLTVADHQLAAHKKGERRWWYGRQLGRAGLELLGNLTGELTWDDETPVHNDTVPIAQHAAVLLNDNTVFAKEGKEIVHTIDRSPGKRQEINIGRTTVFFSALVAQALDPGAARFGDFSNHCEHALSAAYAWSREISASWHQNENLQIFSKYAYALRDLDTPCSRISARREEYCTLWRWWKSSSKGLGRVELATDRWVLQCWRGEGALDDYVCVGGPKRDAINNLVSAVAAFEKDPDPSRPLGCLLIASSGWGKSFLAQRLARRFDMRYLEFSIAQMATAGDLVDCFARIASIQNRTEKRTLVFIDEINARIEGNDVMGLLLSPLWDGLAVTKGKSYRLDPGVWIFASTARMDELVDSNKGSDFASRLNGPIIELDFIDDNESLSRFMHDVRRSLINLVGKNIDTYRRAVYESDSYRLYMYSSEAKLKTELVYLLTALLMKKWGPITRIQECVLQLFHDLLPVNGARSLEFFASSFVGIRRGIVRAANVPALETNDALRRHVIVPEDWLDPAVRARLDQSTAFVEIEAIVK; encoded by the coding sequence ATGGCAGGCACCGGCGAGAGGCGGCGGGTCATCGTCATCGGCGACTGGTTCGTCGACGAGAACTGGCTCGTTTCGCGTCAGAATCTCTACCACAGCTCGCACACCGGCGACGTCCACTACCTCGCCCATCTCAAGGATCCGAAGGAACGCATCGTCAATCTCGGCGGCGCCGCCGAGGTGCTGGTTTTGCTGAAATCGTATTTCGAGAGGAACAACGACCGCGGAGAACCGCGGCCGAGTCCCTTCGACTTCGTCGGCGTCGGCGCGTGGCACCCCGGGGACGACGACATCCTGCGCTGCATCCTGTGCGACGGGAGCCCCCGCGGCGACAACATCCTGCTGACGCCCTACACCGTCTCGTGCCTGAAGCATCCGGCGGAAACCGCGACCGGGACGATCTGCCCCCACGATGGCGGAAAGACCTGCGACAGCGCATACGATTTCCGGAACCTCGCCGCAGGCAGGACGGACGTCTCGACGACGCGCCACATCCGCTGCTTCGAGGGATTCAGCGGCGGCGATCTCCACCACCTCTGTCGCATCGACTGGCACCTCGACCGGGAAGACCCGCTCGATTACGAAAGGGGGCTCGCCGGCCTCGGACCGGTCGAGGGCGACGCCGGCCCGGCGGCGATCATCATCGAGGACCACGGCCTGGGCGTGATCTCGGACGCCTGCATCGAGCAGCTCCTCCTGATCAGCGGCAAGGAGACGAAGTGGTTCGTCCGGACGAAGATCGACGACCCGCCGTGGATGAAGACCATCCGGGCGTCGGGCCGGGAGATCTTCCTGACCGTCGCCGATCACCAGCTCGCCGCCCACAAGAAGGGGGAGCGCCGCTGGTGGTACGGCAGGCAGCTCGGCCGGGCCGGTCTCGAGCTCCTCGGCAACCTGACCGGCGAGCTCACCTGGGACGACGAGACGCCGGTGCACAACGACACGGTCCCGATCGCCCAGCACGCCGCCGTCCTCCTCAACGACAACACCGTCTTCGCGAAGGAGGGCAAGGAGATCGTCCACACGATCGACCGGAGCCCCGGCAAACGGCAGGAGATCAACATCGGCCGGACGACCGTCTTCTTCTCCGCTCTCGTCGCGCAGGCGCTCGATCCCGGGGCAGCGCGGTTCGGCGATTTCAGCAACCACTGCGAGCACGCCCTCTCGGCCGCCTACGCGTGGAGCCGCGAGATCAGCGCATCCTGGCATCAGAACGAAAACCTGCAGATCTTCTCGAAATACGCGTACGCGCTCCGCGACCTGGACACGCCGTGCTCGAGGATATCGGCAAGGAGGGAAGAGTACTGCACACTCTGGCGCTGGTGGAAATCGTCGTCGAAGGGCCTCGGACGCGTCGAGCTGGCGACGGACCGCTGGGTGCTCCAGTGCTGGCGGGGCGAGGGCGCCCTCGACGACTACGTCTGCGTCGGCGGCCCCAAGCGGGACGCGATCAACAATCTCGTCTCCGCCGTGGCCGCCTTCGAGAAGGACCCCGACCCGAGCCGCCCGCTCGGCTGCCTCCTCATCGCCTCCTCGGGCTGGGGGAAGAGCTTCCTCGCCCAGCGGCTCGCCCGGCGTTTCGACATGCGGTACCTCGAGTTCTCCATCGCGCAGATGGCGACGGCCGGGGATCTGGTCGACTGCTTCGCCCGGATCGCCTCGATCCAGAACCGGACGGAGAAGCGGACGCTCGTCTTCATCGACGAGATCAACGCCCGGATCGAGGGGAACGACGTCATGGGGCTGCTCCTCAGCCCACTCTGGGACGGCCTCGCCGTCACGAAGGGCAAGAGCTACCGCCTCGATCCGGGGGTGTGGATCTTCGCCTCGACGGCCCGGATGGACGAGCTGGTCGATTCAAACAAGGGCTCCGATTTCGCCTCGCGCCTCAACGGCCCGATCATCGAGCTCGATTTCATCGACGACAACGAATCGCTGTCGCGGTTCATGCACGACGTCCGCCGCTCGCTGATCAACCTCGTGGGAAAGAACATCGACACGTACCGGAGGGCCGTGTACGAGAGCGACAGCTACCGCCTGTACATGTACAGCAGCGAGGCCAAGCTGAAGACGGAGCTCGTCTACCTCCTGACGGCGCTCCTCATGAAGAAGTGGGGGCCGATCACCCGCATCCAGGAGTGCGTCCTGCAGCTCTTCCACGACCTCCTTCCCGTCAACGGCGCCCGCAGCCTCGAGTTCTTCGCGTCGAGCTTCGTGGGGATCCGGCGCGGCATCGTCCGGGCCGCGAACGTCCCCGCCCTCGAGACGAACGACGCCCTCCGCCGGCACGTCATCGTCCCGGAGGACTGGCTCGATCCCGCCGTGAGGGCGAGGCTCGACCAGTCGACGGCCTTCGTGGAAATCGAGGCGATCGTCAAATAA
- the hemW gene encoding radical SAM family heme chaperone HemW, which translates to MTNDPPPPERAPGLYVHVPFCRTKCPYCDFASSTDRSLAARFVAAAATEAARWRGRFACFNTLYVGGGTPSFLGADELAALLDGVRGALPLGEKAEVTVEANPDDVTPRLAGRLRSIGVDRVSLGVQSFDDGELAFLGRRHDAVRASAAIACLREAGPPSLALDLIFGFPGHDEARWRHTLDEALAAAPEHLSCYALTVHERTPLGRRQAAGECVSASDERQRALFFLADRLLAGRGYVHYEVSNYARGDEHRSRHNTRYWDRTPYLGLGPAAHSLLGRRRWWNPRGIGPWLAAVEAGRDPAAGEETLDDDELLVEELMLGLRTSDGVPLDRLAVRADWKQTLAELVDAGLLERRGDRVAPTPAGMLVADALPLRFLPPVSPAGGGAPDTGGS; encoded by the coding sequence ATGACGAATGACCCGCCGCCGCCGGAGCGCGCGCCCGGCCTCTACGTGCACGTCCCCTTCTGCCGGACGAAATGCCCCTACTGCGATTTCGCCTCGTCGACCGATCGATCCCTCGCGGCCCGGTTCGTCGCCGCGGCGGCAACCGAGGCCGCCCGGTGGCGCGGCCGCTTCGCTTGCTTCAACACCCTCTACGTCGGGGGCGGGACGCCGTCCTTCCTCGGCGCCGACGAACTCGCCGCGCTCCTCGACGGCGTTCGCGGAGCGCTCCCCCTCGGCGAGAAGGCGGAGGTGACCGTCGAGGCGAATCCCGACGACGTCACTCCCCGTCTCGCCGGCCGGCTCCGCTCGATCGGCGTCGACCGCGTGAGCCTCGGCGTGCAGTCCTTCGACGACGGCGAGCTCGCCTTTCTCGGCCGGCGGCACGACGCGGTTCGGGCTAGCGCGGCGATCGCCTGCCTCCGCGAGGCGGGTCCGCCGTCGCTCGCCCTCGACCTGATCTTCGGTTTCCCCGGCCACGATGAGGCCCGGTGGCGGCACACGCTCGACGAGGCGCTGGCGGCCGCGCCGGAGCACCTCTCCTGCTACGCGCTCACCGTGCACGAGCGCACCCCCCTCGGCCGGCGGCAGGCCGCCGGGGAATGCGTATCGGCATCCGACGAACGCCAGCGGGCACTCTTTTTCCTCGCCGACCGCCTCCTCGCCGGCCGCGGCTACGTCCACTACGAGGTCTCCAACTACGCCCGCGGCGACGAGCACCGCTCCCGGCACAACACCCGCTACTGGGACCGCACCCCCTACCTCGGCCTCGGCCCCGCCGCGCACTCGCTGCTCGGCCGGCGGCGATGGTGGAACCCCCGCGGCATCGGCCCCTGGCTCGCCGCCGTCGAGGCGGGCCGCGATCCGGCGGCAGGCGAGGAAACGCTCGATGACGACGAGCTTCTCGTCGAGGAGCTGATGCTCGGCCTGCGGACGAGCGACGGCGTCCCGCTCGACCGTCTCGCGGTTCGCGCCGACTGGAAACAGACCCTCGCCGAACTCGTCGACGCCGGCCTGCTCGAACGCCGCGGCGACCGCGTCGCCCCGACACCCGCGGGGATGCTCGTCGCCGACGCCCTCCCGCTCCGGTTCCTGCCGCCGGTTTCCCCGGCAGGCGGCGGGGCGCCGGACACCGGCGGATCGTGA
- the lepA gene encoding elongation factor 4, translating to MKRLRNFSIVAHIDHGKSTLADRLIQHAGLVDERSFQDQILDTMDIERERGITIKSQTVCIPYQAKDGEHYILNLIDTPGHVDFSYEVSRALASCEGVLLLVDASQGVEAQTVANLYAAMEHDLEIVPVINKIDLPSADIERAKGEIEAELGLDPDGALICSAKEGTGIEEIFEAIVSRIPPPRGRVDAPLSALVFDANYDPFRGAIISCRVVDGSVKPGDVIRLMSLATTHEIEEVGLFRIRREPRPSLEAGDVGYLIAGIKTVSDTRVGDTICHDADPPAAPLPGFKEVKPVVFSSIYPVNADDNASLSDALERYKLNDASLVYQRDSSVALGHGFRCGFLGLLHLEVFQERLEREFDQTIVMTAPSVSYRFRLIGGREVTIDNPEFYPDPMTIEASMEPYIRATVLIPERYMGVVMKLCLARRGVDPHFSYPFPGRIEVTVEMPLAEVIYDFYDRLKTITQGYGSFDYEIIDYREEDLVKLDILVNHEQVDALSVIVHRDRARTRAKEICDRLRDEIPRHIFKIPIQGAIGGSIIARSTISAFRKDVTAKCYGGDITRKRKLLDKQRKGKARMKMVGKVSIPQSAFIAVLKTNDE from the coding sequence ATGAAGCGCCTGCGCAACTTTTCCATCGTCGCGCATATCGATCACGGGAAGTCGACGCTCGCCGACCGGCTGATCCAGCATGCGGGCCTCGTCGACGAACGCTCCTTCCAGGACCAGATCCTCGACACGATGGACATCGAGCGCGAGCGGGGGATCACGATCAAGAGCCAGACCGTCTGCATCCCCTACCAGGCGAAGGACGGCGAACACTACATCCTCAATCTCATCGACACGCCGGGGCACGTCGACTTCTCCTACGAGGTCTCGCGGGCGCTGGCCTCCTGCGAGGGCGTCCTCCTTCTCGTCGACGCCTCCCAGGGGGTCGAGGCGCAGACGGTGGCCAACCTCTACGCGGCGATGGAGCACGACCTCGAGATCGTCCCCGTCATCAACAAGATCGACCTGCCCTCGGCCGACATCGAACGGGCGAAGGGGGAGATCGAGGCGGAGCTCGGCCTCGACCCCGACGGGGCCCTCATCTGCTCGGCGAAGGAGGGAACGGGCATCGAGGAGATCTTCGAGGCGATCGTCTCGCGCATCCCGCCACCGCGCGGGCGCGTCGACGCGCCACTCTCCGCGCTCGTCTTCGACGCGAACTACGACCCCTTCCGGGGGGCGATCATCTCCTGCCGCGTCGTCGACGGCTCGGTGAAGCCGGGCGACGTCATCAGGCTGATGTCCCTCGCGACGACGCACGAGATCGAGGAGGTCGGCCTGTTCCGCATCAGGCGCGAACCGCGCCCGAGCCTCGAGGCGGGCGACGTCGGGTACCTGATCGCCGGCATCAAGACGGTGAGCGACACGCGGGTCGGCGACACGATCTGCCACGACGCCGATCCGCCGGCCGCTCCCCTGCCGGGCTTCAAGGAGGTCAAGCCGGTCGTCTTCTCCTCGATCTACCCGGTCAACGCCGACGACAACGCGTCGCTCTCCGACGCCCTCGAGCGCTACAAGCTCAACGACGCGTCCCTCGTCTACCAGCGGGATTCCTCCGTCGCCCTCGGCCACGGCTTCCGCTGCGGCTTTCTCGGGCTCCTCCACCTCGAGGTCTTCCAGGAGCGGCTCGAACGCGAATTCGACCAGACGATCGTGATGACCGCCCCGAGCGTTTCCTACCGTTTCCGGCTCATCGGCGGAAGGGAGGTGACGATCGACAATCCCGAGTTCTACCCCGACCCGATGACGATCGAGGCGTCGATGGAACCGTACATCCGCGCCACCGTCCTCATCCCGGAACGCTACATGGGCGTCGTGATGAAGCTCTGCCTCGCCCGCCGCGGCGTCGACCCCCATTTCAGCTACCCCTTCCCCGGCCGGATCGAGGTCACCGTGGAGATGCCGCTCGCCGAGGTGATCTACGACTTCTACGACCGGCTCAAGACGATCACCCAGGGATACGGCTCCTTCGACTACGAGATCATCGACTACCGCGAAGAGGACCTCGTGAAGCTCGACATCCTCGTCAACCACGAGCAGGTGGACGCGCTGAGCGTGATCGTGCACCGCGACCGGGCCCGGACGCGCGCCAAGGAGATCTGCGACCGTCTCCGCGACGAGATCCCCCGGCACATTTTCAAGATCCCCATCCAGGGCGCCATCGGCGGCAGCATCATCGCCCGTTCCACGATCTCCGCCTTCCGCAAGGACGTCACGGCGAAATGCTACGGCGGCGACATCACGCGGAAACGGAAGCTCCTCGACAAGCAGCGGAAGGGAAAGGCGCGCATGAAGATGGTCGGCAAGGTGTCGATCCCCCAGAGCGCCTTCATCGCGGTGCTGAAGACCAATGACGAATGA
- a CDS encoding patatin-like phospholipase family protein — protein sequence MERRIGLALGAGGARGLAHIGVLSWLRERGIGFSCVAGTSMGAIIGAHAAFGYSPQALRRFAGDIRWSDLLKFFQLSLRGSSVFTWSRISAYLEERLQGRAIEKLRMPFACVATDLTTGKPFVFRQGNVVTAVSASSCIPGIFPPVSLGDRYLVDGEIVDPVPIRLAFDLGAEKVIGVNAGRDLGRARSADEGATGLVHRMDEWVKSIEGAPARVSEMAERILSGIEGASGGRRIFDVITDSFSIASSRILEFERERAGVHLMIEPDVGRYGAFDFEHADEIVDRGYRACEEQAAQIAEFLETD from the coding sequence ATGGAACGGCGCATCGGGCTGGCGCTCGGGGCGGGCGGCGCTCGCGGGCTCGCCCACATCGGCGTGCTTTCGTGGCTCCGCGAGCGGGGGATCGGGTTCTCCTGCGTCGCCGGGACGTCGATGGGCGCGATCATCGGCGCGCACGCCGCCTTCGGCTACAGCCCGCAGGCGCTTCGGCGGTTCGCCGGCGACATCCGGTGGTCGGATCTCCTCAAGTTCTTCCAGCTCTCCCTCCGCGGAAGCAGCGTCTTCACCTGGAGCAGGATCTCCGCCTACCTCGAAGAGCGCCTCCAGGGCCGTGCGATCGAGAAGCTGCGCATGCCCTTCGCCTGCGTCGCCACCGACCTGACCACCGGGAAGCCCTTCGTCTTCCGGCAGGGCAACGTCGTGACCGCGGTGAGCGCGTCGAGCTGCATTCCGGGGATCTTCCCCCCGGTGTCCCTCGGCGACCGCTATCTCGTCGACGGGGAGATCGTCGACCCCGTGCCGATACGGCTCGCCTTCGATCTCGGCGCGGAGAAGGTGATCGGCGTGAACGCGGGGCGCGACCTCGGCCGGGCCCGGTCTGCCGACGAGGGCGCGACGGGGCTCGTCCACCGGATGGACGAATGGGTGAAGTCGATCGAGGGCGCGCCGGCGCGCGTGAGCGAGATGGCGGAGCGGATTCTCTCGGGGATCGAGGGCGCCTCGGGCGGCAGGCGCATCTTCGACGTCATCACCGATTCCTTCTCGATCGCCTCCTCGCGCATCCTCGAGTTCGAGCGGGAGCGGGCCGGCGTCCATCTCATGATCGAGCCCGACGTCGGCCGCTACGGGGCGTTCGATTTCGAGCACGCCGACGAGATCGTCGACCGCGGCTACCGCGCCTGCGAGGAACAGGCCGCGCAAATCGCCGAATTCCTCGAAACAGACTGA
- a CDS encoding V-type ATP synthase subunit K yields the protein MLGFMLVVIGAALAAALAGAGSALGTGVAGQAANGVVSEDPEKFGSLLVLQALPGTQGIYGLVALFMIINKLPGMDALKTIPVGDGLAVLGAALPVAITGLVSGLYQGKVCAAACSLVAKRPGEVGKGMVFAVIVETYAVLGLLGTILLLQRISLG from the coding sequence ATGCTCGGTTTCATGCTTGTGGTCATCGGGGCGGCGCTCGCGGCGGCTCTCGCCGGCGCGGGATCGGCGCTCGGCACCGGGGTCGCCGGGCAGGCGGCGAACGGGGTCGTCAGCGAGGATCCGGAGAAGTTCGGATCGCTCCTCGTCCTCCAGGCGCTTCCCGGCACGCAGGGGATCTACGGGCTGGTCGCCCTGTTCATGATCATCAACAAGCTGCCCGGAATGGACGCCCTCAAGACGATCCCGGTCGGCGACGGCCTCGCGGTCCTCGGGGCGGCGCTGCCTGTCGCGATCACCGGCCTCGTCTCCGGCCTCTACCAGGGAAAGGTCTGCGCCGCGGCGTGCAGCCTCGTCGCCAAGCGTCCGGGGGAAGTCGGCAAGGGAATGGTCTTCGCCGTGATCGTCGAGACCTACGCGGTCCTCGGACTGCTCGGGACGATCCTCCTGCTGCAGCGGATCAGCCTGGGCTAG
- a CDS encoding V-type ATP synthase subunit E yields the protein MAIEHILKRIEEEAAAAVKERVAAAEREAERIGAEFAAGGERLAAELRARAGKRAAEEERRIVVGEQLELRKALLAKKREILEEIYAEAKSRLAELDGDDYLATVGGIIVERAVTGREEIVSAAAKRDLFTPAFLSSLNEAWPGGGDFRLAGDSGDFAWGVVLREGKRIVDLSLDVFFEQVRERVEPGIGAILFREE from the coding sequence ATGGCTATCGAACACATCCTGAAACGGATCGAGGAAGAGGCGGCGGCGGCGGTAAAGGAGCGAGTCGCGGCCGCCGAACGCGAGGCCGAACGGATCGGCGCCGAATTCGCCGCCGGGGGGGAGCGCCTCGCGGCCGAACTCCGGGCGCGGGCCGGGAAGAGGGCCGCGGAGGAGGAGCGGCGAATCGTCGTCGGCGAACAGCTCGAGCTCCGCAAGGCGCTCCTCGCGAAGAAACGGGAGATCCTCGAGGAGATCTACGCCGAAGCGAAAAGCCGGCTCGCAGAACTCGACGGCGACGACTACCTGGCGACCGTCGGGGGAATCATCGTGGAACGCGCCGTCACCGGGCGCGAGGAGATCGTTTCCGCGGCCGCGAAGCGCGACCTCTTCACGCCCGCCTTCCTCTCGTCCCTGAACGAGGCCTGGCCCGGCGGCGGCGATTTCCGCCTCGCCGGCGATTCGGGCGACTTCGCCTGGGGCGTCGTGCTCCGCGAGGGGAAACGGATCGTCGATCTCTCGCTCGACGTCTTCTTCGAGCAGGTGCGCGAGCGCGTCGAACCGGGGATCGGGGCGATCCTCTTCCGGGAGGAGTGA
- a CDS encoding V-type ATPase subunit: protein MTGAVSTDYTYVVSRLRAIEASMPDRSWFQRLVRTPLDGLLAAVRDTCRAFEPVERIHEFEDGIEAEMAETLDLVCGLVPDATVREFLRAPHDFDNLGHAWKASLLDRPASLTSCGFVDPMTMEEAVRGRHLQMLPGFLRSVAETLAEAGESLDAAGAGYAVEQEKWRWLVGAAPGNEARAAVRRRIDLANVRSIVRSHRDAFRRPRLEEGLIEGGWIEASRWRRFAAETEGEFYSFLETSDYRLLLRMGLGTDCPLWRVDPIILAATIELGRESTYRFFDILPVLHHLDLRERNCRLLRMVLAGKVNRVPEELVQENVDALWPS from the coding sequence GTGACGGGCGCCGTGTCGACCGATTACACATACGTCGTCTCCCGTCTGCGGGCGATCGAGGCCTCGATGCCCGACCGGTCGTGGTTCCAGCGCCTCGTCCGCACGCCGCTCGACGGGCTCCTGGCGGCGGTCCGGGACACCTGCCGCGCCTTCGAGCCGGTCGAGAGGATACACGAATTCGAGGACGGCATCGAGGCGGAGATGGCGGAGACGCTCGATCTCGTCTGCGGTCTCGTTCCCGACGCGACCGTACGGGAGTTCCTGCGCGCGCCGCATGACTTCGACAACCTCGGGCACGCGTGGAAGGCCTCGCTCCTCGATCGGCCCGCATCGCTCACCTCCTGCGGTTTCGTCGACCCGATGACGATGGAGGAGGCCGTCCGCGGCCGGCATCTCCAGATGCTCCCCGGCTTTCTCCGGTCCGTCGCCGAGACGCTTGCCGAAGCGGGAGAGTCGCTCGACGCGGCCGGCGCGGGATACGCCGTCGAGCAAGAGAAGTGGAGGTGGCTCGTCGGCGCGGCGCCGGGAAACGAGGCCCGCGCCGCCGTCCGGCGCCGGATCGACCTGGCGAACGTCCGTTCGATCGTCAGGTCGCATCGCGACGCCTTCCGCCGGCCGCGGCTGGAGGAGGGACTGATCGAGGGCGGATGGATCGAGGCGTCGCGGTGGCGCAGGTTCGCCGCGGAGACGGAGGGGGAGTTCTACTCCTTCCTCGAGACCTCGGACTACCGCCTGCTGCTCAGGATGGGGCTCGGGACGGACTGCCCGCTGTGGCGGGTCGATCCGATCATCCTCGCGGCGACGATCGAACTCGGTCGCGAGAGCACGTACCGGTTCTTCGACATCCTGCCGGTCCTTCATCACCTCGATCTCCGGGAGCGGAACTGCCGCCTCCTGCGGATGGTGCTGGCCGGCAAGGTCAACCGCGTGCCCGAGGAGCTCGTCCAGGAGAACGTCGACGCGCTGTGGCCGTCGTAA